The Accipiter gentilis chromosome 34, bAccGen1.1, whole genome shotgun sequence genome has a segment encoding these proteins:
- the LRRC10 gene encoding leucine-rich repeat-containing protein 10: MGNSLKAVVAFVPSNECQKYLLEDLEEMPVDKTVDLSSRQLRRLPLHICSFRELVKLYLSDNNLNHLPPELEQLQNLQILALDFNNFKALPLVVCTLKQLSILYLGNNKLCSLPLELRLLQNLKTLWIESNCLQRLPEVVCELSLLKTLHAGSNALRTLPAQLRCLQELRTIWLSGNLLSEFPPVLLDMPFLEVIDVDRNSIRFFPSLAHLPGLKLVIYDHNPCRNAPKVAKGVRRVGRWSEETPEPRKRSGAVIEITLDEKPSPPPASKPEPEAEPC; encoded by the coding sequence ATGGGCAACAGTCTGAAAGCCGTAGTTGCTTTTGTGCCCTCCAACGAGTGCCAGAAGTACCTCCTGGAAGACCTAGAAGAGATGCCAGTGGATAAAACAGTGGATCtgagcagcaggcagctgaggCGGCTGCCTCTGCACATTTGCTCTTTTCGGGAACTGGTCAAGCTGTACCTGAGCGACAACAACCTGAACCATCTGCCCCCCGAGCTGGAGCAGCTGCAAAACCTGCAGATCCTGGCGCTGGACTTCAACAACTTCAAAGCGCTGCCCCTGGTCGTGTGCACCCTGAAGCAGCTCTCCATCCTCTACCTGGGCAACAACAAGCTCTGCAGCCTGCCCCTCGAGCTCCGGCTCCTGCAGAACCTCAAGACCCTCTGGATCGAGTCCAACTGCCTGCAGCGCCTGCCCGAGGTGGTCTGCGAGCTCAGCCTGCTCAAGACCCTGCACGCCGGCTCCAACGCGCTGCGCACGCTCCCTGCCCAGCTGCGGTGCCTGCAGGAGCTGCGCACCATCTGGCTGTCGGGCAACCTGCTGTCCGAGTTCCCCCCCGTCCTGCTGGACATGCCTTTTCTGGAGGTGATCGACGTGGATCGTAATTCCATCCGGTTCTTTCCCAGCCTGGCTCATCTCCCCGGCCTGAAGCTGGTGATCTACGATCACAACCCCTGCAGGAACgcacccaaagtggccaaaggggtgcGCAGGGTGGGGAGATGGTCAGAGGAGACCCCCGAACCCCGCAAGCGGTCTGGGGCAGTGATAGAAATCACGCTCGATGAGAAACCGTCGCCACCTCCCGCTTCCAAGCCCGAGCCAGAAGCCGAGCCCTGCTGA